A single region of the Dehalococcoides mccartyi genome encodes:
- a CDS encoding reductive dehalogenase, producing MDEKINRRDFVKGAGLASAATVATIMATASTVSAEDLVHPGGKAMDEMGSASLTRDLPTSFYKRIENKDGYIGTTRVIAPTQRLDAREHGFSQIVRRGSTGDWSGEPGDWGPVLLAAVQEKKKHAAEITPLEAADYTWSNAFQIAMDRWHITLEPGRYQQAPIAATKVELSPEEMTARIKKICRWFGCEQVGICEVTEDMKPFFYSVGRTKGTYTTGHANYVDEGREIPWPYPYKYCIVMADKCDTDTLSAMTGPLVEASAKIACSQSDFAPHYLESIIRSLGHDAKANIFSDTDIMDTPFAVKAGLGELGRSGLVISPWGAQMRIMEVFTNLPLVPDKPIDFGLQEFCKVCKKCADNCPASAISMDDEPSEVDTVVKSIRWFQDGKKCLSQRLAYGCSKCQSVCPWSKPDTLIHEIGRMVGQNPAFAPFLVKLDDFFYNRYPEGHETGEWAPWR from the coding sequence GCCTCGCATCTGCCGCCACCGTTGCTACTATCATGGCAACAGCTTCAACCGTATCCGCTGAGGATCTGGTTCATCCTGGCGGCAAAGCTATGGATGAAATGGGAAGTGCCTCCCTTACCCGAGACCTGCCGACAAGTTTTTACAAAAGGATTGAAAACAAGGACGGCTATATAGGCACTACCAGGGTTATTGCCCCTACTCAAAGACTTGATGCCCGCGAACATGGTTTTTCCCAGATAGTCAGGCGCGGCTCAACCGGTGACTGGTCAGGTGAACCCGGAGACTGGGGGCCGGTATTGTTGGCCGCTGTTCAGGAAAAAAAGAAACACGCAGCTGAAATTACCCCTCTGGAAGCGGCTGATTATACTTGGAGTAATGCTTTCCAGATTGCTATGGACAGATGGCATATTACCCTTGAGCCGGGCCGGTATCAGCAGGCACCTATAGCCGCCACTAAGGTTGAGCTTTCTCCCGAAGAAATGACAGCCCGCATAAAGAAAATCTGCCGCTGGTTTGGCTGTGAGCAGGTGGGTATCTGCGAAGTAACTGAAGATATGAAACCTTTCTTCTACAGCGTTGGCAGAACCAAGGGTACTTATACCACCGGACATGCAAATTATGTAGATGAGGGCCGTGAAATACCCTGGCCGTATCCCTACAAATACTGCATTGTCATGGCTGACAAATGTGATACCGATACTCTAAGTGCTATGACCGGACCTCTGGTTGAGGCCAGTGCCAAAATAGCCTGTTCCCAATCGGACTTTGCTCCCCATTATCTGGAATCCATAATCCGCTCACTGGGACATGATGCTAAGGCCAATATCTTTAGCGATACTGATATTATGGATACCCCCTTTGCGGTCAAAGCCGGTCTGGGTGAATTGGGCAGGAGTGGCCTGGTGATTTCACCCTGGGGCGCCCAGATGAGAATCATGGAAGTCTTTACAAACTTGCCGCTGGTTCCGGATAAGCCCATAGATTTTGGTCTTCAGGAATTCTGCAAGGTCTGCAAGAAGTGTGCTGACAATTGTCCTGCCAGTGCTATTTCCATGGATGACGAACCCAGCGAAGTGGATACGGTAGTCAAGTCTATCCGCTGGTTCCAGGATGGCAAAAAATGTTTGTCCCAAAGGTTGGCTTATGGCTGTTCCAAGTGCCAGAGCGTCTGCCCCTGGTCTAAACCTGACACCCTGATTCACGAAATAGGGCGTATGGTAGGCCAGAACCCGGCCTTTGCCCCGTTCCTGGTTAAGCTGG